The nucleotide sequence GAGAGCTTTCAGGATAGTAGCAAAGGAGGTTTGAAAAGTGCTATGGTGGCAGATTCAACTCCCAATTATGCATTTTGGCcttctttttttagaaaaaatttcctAGGTGAAATTCCTTCCCTGCTACTACACACCTCACTACACCATATAGAAGCCTGGAATGTAATTAAGGAAaagaagcagcagcaacaatTAAGCCTCAACCTCAATTTAGTTGGGCCTGCTAGAAGAATCCTCATCTACGGACAAATTTCATTccaattttcaataatttgagtctctaatactagagtggaaagCCCAAAAGAGGACAAAGAAGAAACAATGGCTGATGAAAAGGCTTCATCAAAAGTGGCTGAAAAAGGCACATCTAACCCACTCAGGAAAATAATAAAGCTGGCTGACACCATTATACACGGTGCAACTTATAATAGCATATTATGGGTACATACTACGGGGGGCAAAAATTCATACCGCATCAACAGTTTCTTCAGCAGGACCCTTCATAGAAACTATGGAAGATTCAATGAGACGACAATATCCTATGCAACTTATAATAGCATATTATGGGTACATGGGCAAAAATTCATACCGCATCAACAGTTGCTTCAGCAGGACCCTTCATAGAAACTATGGAAGATTCAATGAGACGACGATATCCTTGTTCCGGAGCTATCAAATGTGGTTGATATCCATCCGCTTCAGTTATAAGTTTCCTTACATTGTCCATTGATAGTTGCTTGTCAAATTGCAATCTTTTCAATGCAGCTGGGAGCTGATTATCAAAGACGTAATATATTTTATCACCTCCTGGTCGACTGTGAATTCAGACATCAGAAAAACAAGCTTAGACcatataaaaatatagtttaTTTGGATatgtcacaacaacaacaacagcaacataccCAGGGTTAGGGGTGTATAGACCAAACcgtcaaatcaaaccaaaccgaagaagcaaaccaaaccgagaaaaaaaaccgacttatggtttggtttggttggtttggcgtttGGAAAAATAAACCGActattcttgatttggtttggtgttaaccaaaaaaaagtcaaaccgaacataaatcaaaccgacataatataatatatatatatatatatatatatatatatatataactttttgtacataaaatattaattataatctactttttaaatactttttcaattagttttattaatttttaatatttagaaagtaggggtgtgtgtgtgtgtgtgtatgtatgtatgtatatatatatatatatgcatatatataatttaactttttatacataaaatattaattataatttacttttaaatgcattttcaattagttttattaatttttaatatttaaaaagtaggtgtgtgtgtgtgtatatatatattaagttttaatatttgtccattaattgctaataaaatgatccaaaactcaatataaacttaaaatctaaacttttcactcttcatcttactttttagtttcaagagagtttttcgctcatcaatttttcataattgagttTTTTCATTAGCACGTGAGTGATAACATACTTAATCTAGTCTTCAAttacaatataattgtaaaaaataaagatgataaaaaaaacCGAGAAAACCCGAAAAAAAcgaaagaaccgactaaaacctaaaccgaaaaaacgattttatgttggtttgatttggtttatagttttaataaaccgacataattgatttggtttttattcaataaaaaaccaaaccaacccgacctatgtacaccacCCCTACCAGGgtaatcccacaaagtgaggtctcgggagggtagagtgtacgcagtccataccactacctcagaagaagtagagaggttgtttccgataccCCGGctcaaaacaaagaacaatatAAAAAGACGATAAAAACAAAAAACGAACATGAAATACTTACACTCCATCAAGATGTTCTTTGAAATTTCCATCAAAACTACGACAGATTTCCATTATCATATACAATTTCCCCTGATCAAAACATGCAAAACGAAGACATGACATATGATTCACTCACAAGAACACCAAAAGTAGACTCGTATTCTACGAACTAATCTACGAAGAGATGTAGAGAATCAATTAGCTTTAGCCAGATAGTAAATCACCTCAGAGGATTTGAGAACCAATACAACAGAAAGGTAGAtatttaaataggatacttacTCCCGCATCCGTGGCGATGGGCTTTCCGAGACGGCTCAACTCAGTTTCTAGCTCAATTATAGTTTTATTGATAAGAGACTGGAGACCTGGAATCCTAGACTTGATAACAGACTCCAAATGCTAGAAATGTAGAccgaaaatcaaagaaaaacggTTAGCTATCCAGCACAAACCTCAACTACAAGTCCACATCAAATAGGAAAAGCATACAGACCTTAAATGCTTCATTTAGAGCACAATGAAGAAAGCGAAATAAGATGGAAAATGTTCAAGTGAAAAAAAGGTTCAAGCCCTAAATAATTCGATAAGAAAGAATATGACATACTTTCGACAGAACTTTCCCAAGATGTTCTGAACCCATCCTGTGAGCAAGATGACGGTATTCAGGGGTACTAGAGAAGTACTCTCGCTCCCTACGCCTAGCAGCAATCATATCCACATTTTTGTTTATATCAGCTTGTGAACGATTGACAACACCAATCCATGGAAACTGTAGCTTATATGATTTTCCTTCCAACATCTGGAAATCCAAGAACGTGATTTAGAATAATCAACAATAGATGATATTTGTAAATATGTAAGACTAAGAACACAAAGAATAACACACGGATAGGctttcaatttccaaataataGATTTAAAAGAGTAGTCCTTTTCACTGATTGATCGGCAAAATcaaaacattcatcctctaaaTCATGTCATGTGCATGGCCTAAATTTCTTTACTTACAATAAGCACACTCAAATAGTATCTCCTAATGTATTATCACAAGATCTGTTCAAATAACTCTTCGCCCAATATGAGAATTTATTCACTTagatactactactactactaatctACTactacaacaaacaacaaaattgaTATTTGGACTTAATCAAACTAGAATTAGAAATAATGATCACCTAAACCCAATTAAAGTCAAATTACATAAGTTCTCCAAAAACTAGAAAATTATGAAACTCTATTCATCCCTCTGTTCCATTTTATGTGCATAGGTTCCTTATCTCTTCATGGGATCTTCAGTATTTCTCTTCAAATAAAGATACTTCCCCCTTTTTCCCTATGTAACTCATCCCTTTGTTCCATTTTATGTGGCATTATTTCCTtattaatttgtttcaaaaagaatggcACCTTTCTATACGAGAAAAAATTCCAACTTAAAATTTCTCATTTACCTTTATTGACAAGTTTTTGTAGTCACAGAAATGTCATAACAGGTTCAAGAGTcctggtctttcttttctttttttccgtAAACTTCGTGTCAAGTCAAACATCGCCACAAAACTTGAACAGATGGACCACAATTAATGGCATGTCTTAACAAAAAGCTACATGTATGTACGGTTAACTACAACAACATCAACACACAAAGTATATTCCTACAAACGCCCTGTGGGGAGGGGAGGGTGGGATGTACACAAACCTTACCTTGCagggtaaagaggttgtttccgatagacccatGTACAGTtaactacaacaacataccaagtatatttccacaagtggggtctgagaAGGGTGTGATGTTAGCAGACCTTACCCTACTTTTGcagggtagagaggttgtttctaatagacccgTTACTACCAAACTTAAAAGATCAGCTTATGACATAAATTTGACACCCAAAGGGGGAATGCAAAGACTAAAAGCAACTCGTCCCAAGCTTTACCTAAAGGATACCAAAATATATAAGGAGGTCCATACTCATATATGCCAATTAAAGCTACATTTACGTAAAAATGCATGTTCCAACAAGTATAGTAGTGATTATTATTAATCAAATAAAAGCTTACATCAACAGCATTGGTACCCTTATCCATGAGATCAATCTTGGTCAGAACTCCAAATGTCCTTTCTCCTGAAGCAAGTGGCCAGATACTGAGTCGAAAGAGTGTTAAAGATGAAAATTCTTGATATGAGTATATGTAATCTTGACTGAGAATAAACTAATGAAATAGTTCTTGATATGAGTATACATAATCTTGACCGAGAATGAACCATATTACAAAACTTGCATCGAGCTAGCACATTACCACACAAGGAGAAGACGAAAAGAGTCAAAAGATAGAAAATGGCCTGAGATTATGAACCTAGATAAAACTTAAACTACACTATTTGCTCAATCAAAAATGATCACAAATGCATAGGAGAACAAATAGTTCTGAGTTGTACAAGATAATTGAATTGACAGATCCACAACAAGAACAGATTAGCAAAATGCCAAGTAAAAGGTAATCAATATTTGAATAAAGATgagctaaaaatagaaaaacacgTCTCATTAGACTTCACTAGTAGTGCTGTGTTCTGGCAAGTAATTCAGAAACAGGAATGGTCTTTCtcgctttaatttttttctcttctttttggaTAAGTAAGAAAACAATGATGGTCTTTCTTTctatcaaaagaaaagaaattacgCACTGGACAAACTTGAAAAACTTTTTGGGTTTCAAATATTGTAGCTTCGCCAAACTAGATAAGTAAAAATATGGAACACATGTTGTTTTGAAGGTTTAGGTTGTAATAAGCTTAAATCTTGTTGTCCTTGAAGAATGTAAACAGTGGGAAGTCAATATAGGATAAGAGACTTCAATTTGcttaaagaagaaatagaagttgTATGACTTCTTCTTTTTGAGAAAAAGGAAAAGTCGTATGACTTGATCTTTGATTCATATTCAATAAAACTAGGATTAAAAATGCATACGTAATTTAGATAAAGTGGAATATCCTCAGAATTATGTTTTAGATGAAGTGAAAGTACATTTAGCTTGGCTAAGAAGATACCATTAAAACAGGACATGAACGAGTGGAATAGGGATGTCTTTGGAAGGGTGGAGGTTAAGATGAGGGAGTTCATGAATGAATTGGGAAATCCAGAAAAAATGGAGGGATAGGGGGACTAAACTAGGGAAAATGTGAAAAGGGGAGTTAGCAATGTCATCAATAGTTTGGGAGACTAGCTGAAAACAAAATAACTAGAAGTAGAACACTCTGTTCGAAAGAAGAAGATCCAATAAAAAGTTCTTTCATGGGGTGGAAACAGCAAATAGGAGAAAGAACTTAGTGGAGTCAACAAAAGAGGGGGGAATGATTTATGAATTTGAGGAAGAGGGTCAAGTAGGTGGTTCTAGTTTTAATTCCCTAGTGTACATGGAAAAGGAAGAATAGAAACTGAATTTGGGTGGATAGAGTTTAACCAAATaggagagaaaatgaaaaagtgGTTGGAGGGTAGAGAGGAGAGGAGTTGAGGGAGACTGGAGAATTGTGTGGGAGATAAACCATCGGACTGGAGGACTTTACTCAAACCTTTTTTCAGCAATGCTGGACTGTCCTCAAGGAAGACAACATGAAGACTGCTACATCATTCCAGAAATCAGGAAAGTCTGAGAAGAGCCCCAATGCATCTATCATTGCATAACCCAGAAGGAGGAGGGAGCCACATATAATGGGGAATGTGGACCTATTAGTCTAGCAGGAAACATCAACAAGATCAATTTTAAGATGGTCTCAAGTACACTAAAGAAGGTCTCAATGATACAATGTCTCACTCTTAGAATGTGTTTGCGTTTGTGGAGAGCATATAAATTCTACATGCAGGATTGATGAAAAATGAAACGGTGGCCTCTTGAAAGGTAGTTGGATGTAGAGAATGCATACAACCACGTGATTGGAACTTCTTGAACTTTGTCATGCTAAAGATAGGTTGCAGAGAAAGGTAGAGAAGGTGGCTAAAGTTTTTAATGTCTACACTAAAGTTGTCAGTTTTTTATAGAGTAAACAATTATTAATCAATGGCATAAAGTTCCCGTAAACAAGTGATATACCAAAAGGTAGAGGACCTACACACAACATGATTCTGTATGAAAGAGACCCAATCATCCATACAAATTGGAATATCAAGGGTGCACCAACATGCAATCAAACAGAAGCTATTCCTCAAATGtacataatcattttcaacccCCTCAAACAGGAGTTCTTATCAATTAAAACCAATGTGGTTTTATCAGAGCTATAGGGCCTCGAGACGAGGGATCTTTTAATTCCCACACTATCTATATTGGTAATGGAGGCACTGAGTAAGATGATGGACAGAGAGAACATAGTGGATTCCTTGAAGGTCTTCAAGGCAGGGGTAGGAGGGAGTGATGACATCAGGATCTCCCACCTTTTTGCAGACAACAGTTAGCTTACCTGGGGCAGGTCTTGATATGGTCTCTAAGTAGTTCAGGGCTGAAAATCATCCCCATGGAGGATGTGAGGCAAACATTGAACAACTAGTACAGGTGCTTAATTGCAAAAAATGAACACTCCTGACTACTACTTGGGGCCAGTGCTTGGTGCATCAAGTAGGGATCTTACAGTGGGAACCTACTAACTGAAAGAGTGGACAAGAGATTAGTGGGGTATGCAGCAAGTGTATCATTCTATGGAAGGGGTGAAATTTTGATCAAGAGTACACTAAGCATTCCAGCTTATTACAGGTCCATAATGCACGTGGCAGCTTCTGTTATATAAGTAGCCTAACAGTAACTAACTTAACCAACTATCATAACCAGATACAACTACCTCCCACTAACAAAAAACATGTTCAGTTAGAACAATCTAGAGCTAGCCGGAAGGAAAATTATACGAAAAAATTCCCAGACACTGACCTTTAGGGTCTACTTCACGAGAAATCTTGATTGCATCCGATGTTGCAAGATCTTGATTTGCAGGGGAAATTGCAAGAATAATACAATTGGGCTGCAATGTCAAGAAAACAGAAGGCAGTGATTTTCACAAGTGTGAAGAACAAATTGAGATCTTTAAAAACAATTAGATGTTTCCTGACATATCAGAGAAAAGCATAGCAAACTACAGAAATACTAAAGAACTGCAGTACTATTGTTTTCCGAAATTTAACACTATACACTGGAATGTTTTCTCCTGGATAAGAGACAAGTATAACAGACCTTCTCAATATAAGACCGAACCATGTTTTCAATGTCTTGCACAATGCTGTCAGGCTGTCCCTCTACAAAAATTCAATGGACAGAATTTCAATTCCACAACAGttattgttttgaaaaaaaaatctatgtatTAATGCAAACATGTTCGGGTCCGTAACATGAATCCTCAATATCTCCATTTGAACCCATTAGATTCAACAGTTTCTTTTAGAATTAGAGACACAAACGAACAGAAACCATATACTCACCAACTGCTACTTTTGTAAGTCCCGGAAGATCAATCAGAGTCAGGTTAACAACTGCCATGacaaaaatccaaaataagtaGATGATGTAGTAAATGACGAGGCAAGTAAAATTAGAGCGCAATGAGTAGAAAATCTTCTCAGACTTTTTGGATAACTATACAATGTGTTTGTGAGGAAAAAAAGCTGCAACTCAGGCAAGCAAAATTAGAAGTCTTAAGGCAAACTGGAACAAATTGTCAAAAACATCCATTTCAACATCAAATGAACTTTGACAAGTGAATGTAGAACTGAAAGGCAATATTAGCAATAGCAAAGTATACACAACAAAGGAATTCAGCAGAAAATTACCCACTTAGTGATTTTAAAGCAATTGTCTAGGGCTATTAGATGCAACAATTTTTTAGCTGCTAGTACCTGAATGCATTAATTGTGGGAGAAACATTTATCACTAGACTTCACTTAAATAGATAACATTTTTGTTGTAATCAAATTCAACCGCATCCTACAAATTTCAATATCCTGCTTGCTCAAAACAAATACATCATCAACAACctttatccaaaaaataaaaatcaccaaAAACCTCAAATGGAGTTAGAAATACACCAATGCAGACAGTTGAATTGCACAAACAGAGAACGAAAAGCTCTTCATACCATTTGGAGAAAATATACTGAGGTAAATTGGCACACTAGAAATCTGTTTGCTGCGGCCCGTTTCTCGATCAGTCTCATCAGAAATCTCCTTCCTCACACCAGCTGTGAGACACGTATAAGACTTAGAATCAAAAAGAACAACAGACTAAAGTGAACGAATGTCGAGGAAAAAGTTTACTACTTAAGCCCCAGTTTGCTAATGAAGTCCCAGAAGATAATGACAACAAGAACACACACTGACAGGTGCTTCATGCAGAAGATCACAACTAGAATTGAGCAAATAATACAGTAATGTTGCTTGTCAAAAACTTACCAAAATCAGTAAACCTCTTCCTTGGTAGGTGTCCAAATTCTGCATATTCTCTACCTTCATCTATCCGATGAAGCTGTAGGACAAGGGGGCGACGGGTGACAATTCCTGTACGTGATATGTGAGAATTCTGGTACTCTTAAAGTTTTGCATCTATGATTCAATTGATGGAATTATTACCCGATCCACGAGGCAAAAAATCTTTTCCAACAACGCTCTCAAGCACTGAAGATTTCCCAGAACTCTACAAGCCATTCAAAAGATGGGAGTTAAGCCACATAAATGCATAATAAACCTACAAATCTATGGAATCAACAGTTTTTGGAAGACATTAAGTACACAATATAAGATAGATTATCACAGAACAGACACATGATACCAGTCATGCACACCACCACTAGAAAACTATCAGCATGCCCCCAAGTTTTAGTTGAGCAGAAAGGGCATTGGATCACTCACTTCCGGACCTAAACATCCACTCTCCACAACATTGTATATTTGCATAGAATGCACACTCAGAAATGCATCAAGCTATGGAACAGCACGTTCTAGCATCAATGTCAAGCAGACCATAAGACAAGCGATATACCGCATATTACATTCAGATTCTACTTTTGATAAACAAACTATGGTACTCGAATGCCCCTTCACATGTCCCTAACATGGaccaaaattctcaaagtttcaacccaaataaagttagaaaaaagtTGGTCCTAAATAATTCAAATagcctaagttgctcggactcgaaTATGGCTGTTCAATAAAGGTTCGGATCTAGATCCCAGATCCTTCATGATGTAAATTTTAAGATTAGGGATACGGATTTAGGTACAGATACGAATGTGAGGATTCGgctaaaaatagagttatatgTTTAAATTATGAGACACTATACAAGGTATTTCCAggagaaaatattgatcaagTGGAGAATTCCAGAAGGAGATAAAAGGAAATGGACTGACAGTGAAATTTCTATATtcaagttattttattttcttcaatttcatccttacttttatttttattacagaATCATTGTATTTGTCTTGAATTTCTATGTCGATTTTGGTCAAAATACCCAAAATTGTTGACCCAATCCGGTACGAATCCCACACCCATGTCGTGTCGACATGGGTGGgacatcaaaagtgaagagtccgagaAACTTAGCAAATAACATATAAACTCAGTCCAGCTCCCTCTAATCCCTTTTGAGACATTCCAGAAATGTTTATTTACATATAACTTTTCAACTCTAAAGAATTCATTTCATTAAAGTTTAAACTATTCAATTTAAAACTTCTAATATGATGCTTTTTCTATCAAACTAAATTCTGAAATAACTTTTCACAATCACTGATATATTATATAAGTCAAATATCATCTCATAAATTACAACTAGAATGCAACAACATTTGGAAGAACATATTacagtaaataaataaatgtgaaaCCAACTTATACGAGCATTTCAGGACTAATGTCATCGGATCAAGCTGAGGCAAGTAACAAGTGCTGGAGATCTCATTTCACGACAAAATTTTCAGGTAAAATATAGTGACGAAATGACGAAAAGTGCTTCAACAGAGATAATGCAACAAACAGACAATTACTTATAGAAACTATgagcataaaaatacaaaaacacaataaaaattaaagagagtaattcctccgtttcaatttgtttgtcctaCTTTCCTATTAAGAAgaatgtctttttttcttttttgacaactCTTTAATTAATACCacaaaggacattttggtacattctacgtatctttagtttaagaccacaaaatgCACAAGCCTTCTCTACTTAAACCTCCGTGCCAAACCCAAACCACACAAACAAATTGAagagtactccctccgtttcaactTGTTTGTCCTGCTTTTCCTTTTTAACTCATTTCAAAAACACCTCATTTCCCTTTTTTTGGAGAAGAATGTCTCATTTCTTTTTTTGACAACTCTTTAATTAAGGCATTTTGGTACACTCTTGAGTCTACATATCTATAGTTTATGACATACTCCCTATGCCCCATTATATGTGGCACACTTTTCTTTGTAGTCGGTAATGTCACTTCTTTTTATTTGATAACTATATAAAAAGGGAACAATTCTCTTTTATCCTCATTGGTCccatctaaatctaattttaaagaTAGTACTCcttgtttctttttttacttttctaaaaAGAACAATTTGGTAAACTTCACAAagtctttacttatttcttaaaccGCATGCCCGATCAAAAGGCTACCCATAAAATGGGAAGGAGGGAGTACAAAAGAGGGAATCTCTACTTTCttaaacaaacaaattgaaatggagggagtacaatATAAAGCGCAGATCTGACTTCAATGAACACGCAAATTAACAGCATCAAGCTCATTAAATACGAACAAAGATTCAAACGAAGTAAAAAGGCCCATCGCCAGCTAACATTTTCAGATTCATACATAAGCGATGCAATAAAACAGAATCGAAGTTTGCTTCACAATCCAAAAGAGAAATCAAAAAAAAGTACTCCATTTGTTCCATAGGACATACTCCGGATTTAGAGAGTCAGATACATATTAGAGTCTAAAAATCCGAACTAAATGTCGTATAAATTGTGACGAATGGAGTATGAAAATAGAGAATCCAGATGTGTGAAACAAAATACTCCATCTGTTCCAATTTATGCTACCGACATAGTTTGGATTTCGAGAGCCAAATATGAATCTGGCTTAATGTGTTTGACTCTCGAAATCCGAACTATGTCACAAAAATTGTTACGAAAATAGAGAGATCTAGATGTGGAAAACCTGTCCACCGACGACGGCGATAGTAGGTAAAGCATCCCAAAGAGTAGGCAAGGAACTCTCCTCGCCATGATCTCCAAGTGCAGTACAAGCTCTTTGTAATCTGTTAACTAATGATATCAGATTCTCCATTTCTATCTCCCAGTCAAAGATTCGCCGACTTGATGACTGAATCTCAAGTCAACTAAGTGTAATAGAAACTACTATGACTAGCTAGATCAAAGAGTTGAAGAAGATTAAAAGAGATGCGGAGAGAGGCTTTCCGGAATGGTTCGGTGCAGCTGGGAAAGATTTTGAAATTACAAAGCTTCTTCAATTTGGGATTTGTACGGAAAATGCTTTAGGTAGGCATATGTATGAGAACATGAAAATACCACTACttcacttttaatttatttttgtgatttttgaaattcaaattctatataaatttgataatattttttaatttcttttcttttttattttataaaagcagTTGTTTCGATGCGcatgcttcaactgcttcaatcgtgattaacctatatcactcttaattaattattataaattatttatatattaaaaagttaataatatctaaataaaaaagtagacatttatgacatgtctgtttcagatgtttcaaccataattttattaaatatcattcctaattaattattataagtcatttaagtattaaaaaaattaatatatttaataaaaagataaaatagatataaaatgataaattaaatcttgatgttttaaattaacttgacgtcttatatgaggctcacttaaaaaaaattcacaaatatttTTACAGTAACTTTGTTATATCACTGTTTACTAAATATCActgttaattaattattataactcatttaagtattaaaaaattaataatatttaataaaaaatgtaagaTAGACATAAAGTGATAAATTAAATCTTGatcttttaaattaacttgacgtcatATACGAGGGttgcttaaattttttttacaaatattttttgtagtagcttcactatatcacttctaattagttataagtcatttaagacaggTTTGCTTCGttacttcaattgtgattttactatatcgcccctaattaattattatggttatctaagcattgtgccacttaaattgacatTTGTGATTTATTACCTCGCTTATAAAAGATGATAAGCAGGTAACATGTTTACTTGTGTTGTCTGCttggatatttctttttatatttgtttattttacttttctttttaatttgttatgtatttgaaaattacattaaaatattagaaattataataattaacaatttagaATAACTAAAAAGAtgtaaaagattttttttgttaaaccagatatgcaataagtaaataaagTTAAGTACAAGGCTGCATTAGTTCGGCTCCACCACATAAACAGCACGGTATTGATCATTAGAGATCCTACTACTACAAACAGTTCTACTGAAAGAGATTCCAATTATATTTTCCCAAAAAACTGAGCGTATAAACGATGTTGGTATTACAGAAACATGGGGCCTGTTAAAAAAATCCAAAGTTACTCCCTTCTTGGTCATC is from Capsicum annuum cultivar UCD-10X-F1 chromosome 5, UCD10Xv1.1, whole genome shotgun sequence and encodes:
- the LOC107870594 gene encoding dynamin-related protein 5A; translated protein: MENLISLVNRLQRACTALGDHGEESSLPTLWDALPTIAVVGGQSSGKSSVLESVVGKDFLPRGSGIVTRRPLVLQLHRIDEGREYAEFGHLPRKRFTDFAGVRKEISDETDRETGRSKQISSVPIYLSIFSPNVVNLTLIDLPGLTKVAVEGQPDSIVQDIENMVRSYIEKPNCIILAISPANQDLATSDAIKISREVDPKGERTFGVLTKIDLMDKGTNAVDMLEGKSYKLQFPWIGVVNRSQADINKNVDMIAARRREREYFSSTPEYRHLAHRMGSEHLGKVLSKHLESVIKSRIPGLQSLINKTIIELETELSRLGKPIATDAGGKLYMIMEICRSFDGNFKEHLDGVRPGGDKIYYVFDNQLPAALKRLQFDKQLSMDNVRKLITEADGYQPHLIAPEQGYRRLIESSIVSMKGPAEATVDAVHAILKELIHKAISETPELQQYPSLRVEVSNAAIESLERMRDESKKATLQLVEMECAYLTVDFFRKLPQDVEKGGNPTHSIFDRYNDSYLRRIGSNVLSYVNMVCATLRNSIPKSVVYGQVREAKRSLLDHFFAELGKKEGKQLGTLLDEDPAIMQRRLSLSKRLELYRAAQSEIDSVAWSK